Proteins encoded in a region of the Falco rusticolus isolate bFalRus1 chromosome 10, bFalRus1.pri, whole genome shotgun sequence genome:
- the RBL1 gene encoding retinoblastoma-like protein 1 isoform X4 — MSRPAPPAEPGAAIERLCQELNLDAASAAEALREFTALRGTYSLEGEALHWLACALYVACRKSLVPTVGSGLMEGNGVSLTRILRSARLSLIQFFSKMKKWMDMSNLPQEFRERVERLERNFEVSTVIFKKFEPIFLDIFQNPYEETSKPQRSRKQRRVPCSVKDLFNFCWTLFVYTKGNFRMIGDDLVNSYHLLLCCLDLIFANALLCSNRRDLINPSFKGLPAEFHTTEIKASEDPSCIIATLCELHDGLLVEAKGIKEHYFKPYISKLFDRKILKGECLLDLCNFTENSKALNKEYEEYVLTVGDFDERVFLGADAEEEIGTPRKFPADVPVGKTAARAHVECHLQQHFEKKRSFAPSTPLTGRRYLREKEAVITPVASATQSVSRLQNIVSGLKNAPSEHLINIFESCARSPMESIVSRVKEIGETFCRSYTQSTDEQPGSHIDFAVNRLKLAEILYYKILETIMVQETRRLHGKDLTALLEQDVFHRSLMACCLEIVLFAYSSPRTFPWIIEVLDLRPFYFYKVIEVLIRSEEGLSRDMVKHLNSIEEQILESLAWTQDSALWNALQASENKVPTCEEVVFPSNFEASNGGSGLGHLPMMPISPIIHPRVKEVRTDLGGSLRRDMQPLSPISVHERYSSPTAGSAKRRLFGDDSPKEMQMDKIVTEGTKLTIAPASSIAAESVSPGQTVLTMTTATVPGKTGQKVTIPRHGIANELGGITLIPISTNLGQPCKMEAQAPCHPQVNQAQEVYLSPASKPKKTGSLALFYRKVYHLASVRLRDLCLKLDVSNDLRRKIWTCFEFTLVHCADLMKDRHLDQLLLCAFYIMAKVTKEERTFQDIMKSYRNQPQANSHVYRSVLLRNISAGVLLDKNANQDVEMTEAFSYR; from the exons ATGtcccgcccggcgccgcccgccgAGCCCGGCGCCGCCATCGAACGGCTCTGCCAGGAGCTCAACCTGGACGCAGCCAGCGCCGCCGAGGCGCTGCGCGAGTTCACGGCGCTGCGGGGCACCTACAGCCTAGAG GGCGAGGCGCTGCACTGGCTGGCCTGCGCTCTCTACGTCGCCTGCCGCAAGAGCCTGGTGCCCACGGTGGGGAGCGGCCTGATGGAGGGGAACGGCGTGTCGCTGACCCGGATCCTGCGCTCCGCCAGGCTCAG ttTAATCCAGTTTTTTAGCAAAATGAAGAAGTGGATGGACATGTCAAATCTACCACAGGAATTCCGAGAGCGAGTGGAGAGGCTGGAGAGAAATTTTGAAGTGTCAACTGTGATTTTCAAGAAGTTTGAACCAATATTTTTGGATATATTTCAAAACCCCTACGAAGAAACTTCTAAACCACAGCGAAGCAGGAAACAAAG ACGGGTGCCGTGCAGCGTTAAAGATCTCTTCAACTTCTGCTGGACTCTCTTTGTGTACACTAAGG GTAATTTCCGTATGATTGGAGATGATTTAGTAAATTCCTATCATTTGCTTCTATGCTGCTTGGACCTGATTTTTGCAAATGCCCTTTTGTGTTCAAATAGAAGAGATCTGATAAATCCATCATTTAAAG GCTTACCAGCAGAATTCCACACAACAGAGATCAAAGCCTCTGAAGATCCTTCCTGCATCATTGCCACACTATGTGAGCTGCATGATGGGCTTTTAGTAGAAGCAAAAGGAATAAAGGAACATTACTTTAAACCATACATTTCAAAACTATTTGATAGGAAG ATCTTAAAAGGAGAATGTCTGTTGGATCTTTgcaattttacagaaaatag CAAAGCACTAAATAAAGAGTATGAAGAGTATGTTCTGACAGTGGGTGACTTTGACGAGAGAGTTTTCTTAGGAGCCgatgcagaagaagaaattgGCACTCCTCGAAAATTTCCTGCAGACGTGCCAGtagggaaaacagcagcaagagctcACGTGGAGTGCCACcttcagcagcattttgaaaag AAAAGGTCATTTGCACCTTCAACTCCACTGACTGGAAGAAGATACCTACGAGAAAAGGAAGCTGTCATCACTCCTGTTGCTTCAGCAACACAAAGCGTGAGCCGGTTGCAGAACATTGTGTCTGGATTGAAAAATGCACCAAGTGAACatcttataaatatttttga GTCTTGTGCACGCAGCCCTATGGAAAGCATTGTGAGCAGAGTGAAAGAAATAGGTGAGACATTCTGTCGCAGCTACACTCAGTCAACAGATGAACAGCCAGGATCTCATATAG attttgctgTAAACAGATTAAAACTGGCAGAGATCTTGTACTATAAGATCTTGGAGACTATAATGGTGCAAGAAACACGAAGATTACATGGCAAGGATCTGACt GCTCTCTTGGAACAAGATGTCTTTCACCGCTCTCTCATGGCATGCTGCTTGGAGATTGTGCTTTTTGCATATAGCTCACCTCGTACCTTTCCCTGGATTATTGAAGTTCTTGACCTGAGGCCATTCTATTTCTATAAG GTAATTGAGGTACTGATTCGGTCTGAGGAAGGACTTTCCAGAGACATGGTGAAGCACCTCAACAGCATTGAGGAACAAATTCTCGAGAGTCTCGCCTGGACTCAAGACTCGGCACTCTGGAACGCCCTCCAGGCCTCAGAAAACAAGGTCCCAACGTGTGAAGAA GTAGTATTTCCCAGTAATTTCGAAGCAAGCAATGGAGGAAGTGGGCTCGGGCATTTGCCTATGATGCCAATATCTCCTATAATTCATCCTCGAGTAAAAGAGGTTCGGACAGATCTTGGTGGGAGTTTAAGACGGG ACATGCAGCCATTGTCACCAATCTCTGTTCATGAGCGCTACAGTTCTCCTACAGCTGGAAGTGCTAAGAGAAGGCTCTTTGGAGATGACAGCcccaaagaaatgcagatggaCAAAATCGTAACTGAAGGAACTAAGTTGACAATTGCTCCAGCGTCAAGCATTGCTGCTGAAAGTGTTTCTCCTGGTCAGACAGTACTGACCATGACAACAGCTACAGTACCAGGAAAAACAGGACAGAAGGTTACTATCCCACGGCATG GTATTGCAAATGAATTGGGTGGGATCACATTGATACCCATTTCAACGAATTTAGGTCAGCCCTGTAAAATGGAGGCTCAGGCTCCCTGCCACCCTCAGGTGAATCAAGCACAAGAAGTGTATCTGTCACCAGCaagcaaaccaaagaaaacGGGATCCTTGGCACTGTTTTACAGAAAG GTTTATCATCTGGCAAGTGTGCGTTTGCGTGATCTGTGCTTAAAATTGGATGTTTCCAATGACTTACGCAGAAAGATATGGACGTGCTTTGAATTCACATTGGTTCATTGTGCTGATCTGATGAAGGACAGACATTTGGACCAGCTTCTCCTCTGTGCCTTTTATATCATGGCAAAG gtaaCCAAAGAGGAAAGAACTTTTCAGGACATAATGAAAAGTTACAGAAATCAGCCACAAGCAAACAGCCAT GTTTATAGGAGTGTCTtgttaagaaatatttctgccgGTGTTCTGTTGgacaaaaatgcaaaccaagATGTGGAGATGACAGAAG